A single Streptomyces sp. 2114.4 DNA region contains:
- a CDS encoding RNA polymerase sigma factor — protein sequence MEHSAGPQYAPVRFALPGPRPALWRWLLRTARPAAARREAPRPGHPARSPAYGQPADFEAWLPDEAAPAPPEPRPTISELYHAHRLTMVRLAVLLVDDRATAEDVVQDAFAALYKRHGEQLGEVDNALAYLRTAVVNAARSVLRRRRTARGYTPPYEADAPSAEERIVLDEEHREVFAALSGLTARRREVLVLRYWGDLTEAQIAATLGISRGAVKSIASRALNSLEKILKERS from the coding sequence ATGGAGCACTCCGCCGGCCCGCAGTACGCCCCGGTACGGTTCGCCCTGCCGGGGCCCCGGCCTGCCCTGTGGCGGTGGCTGCTGCGCACCGCCCGCCCGGCGGCCGCCCGCCGCGAAGCACCGCGCCCCGGCCACCCGGCCCGCTCTCCCGCGTACGGCCAACCGGCGGATTTCGAGGCCTGGTTGCCGGACGAGGCCGCCCCCGCACCCCCCGAGCCCCGGCCGACGATCAGCGAGCTCTACCACGCCCACCGGCTGACCATGGTCCGGCTGGCCGTCCTGCTCGTCGACGACCGCGCCACCGCCGAGGACGTCGTCCAGGACGCGTTCGCCGCGCTCTACAAGCGGCACGGCGAACAGCTCGGCGAGGTCGACAACGCGCTCGCCTATCTGCGTACCGCGGTCGTCAACGCCGCCCGCTCGGTGCTGCGGCGCCGACGCACCGCACGCGGCTACACCCCGCCGTACGAGGCGGATGCGCCGTCCGCCGAGGAGCGGATCGTGCTGGACGAGGAGCACCGGGAGGTGTTCGCCGCGCTGAGCGGGCTGACCGCCCGCCGCCGGGAGGTGCTGGTCCTGCGCTACTGGGGCGATCTGACAGAGGCACAGATCGCGGCGACGCTGGGCATCAGCCGCGGCGCGGTGAAGTCGATCGCCAGCCGCGCGCTGAACTCGCTGGAGAAGATCTTGAAGGAGCGGTCATGA
- a CDS encoding DUF4232 domain-containing protein, which produces MPFTATTCRATTCRAAAAGLLVAAALTLTAGCHGAPGKGGEGSVTAVSPAPAPPLPDGGSPPTGRGGRVACTPEMLRFHAGALPRRDRRMLLTVTNFSRRTCDFAAQRYPLLRFGNDRQPALPAIGASRPRAAVSLAPNDTAYATIITSAAGGPGGAGHRGRKIAQFGVALAARTTPTQVGLDGRTPVHVDPRTARVTYWQPCLEAARKW; this is translated from the coding sequence ATGCCGTTCACCGCCACCACCTGCCGGGCCACCACTTGCCGGGCCGCTGCCGCAGGTCTCCTCGTCGCCGCCGCGCTGACCCTGACCGCCGGCTGCCACGGCGCCCCCGGCAAGGGAGGCGAGGGCTCCGTCACGGCCGTCTCGCCGGCCCCGGCCCCGCCCCTCCCGGACGGCGGCAGTCCACCCACGGGCCGGGGCGGCCGGGTCGCCTGCACCCCCGAAATGCTCAGATTCCACGCCGGCGCACTGCCGCGACGGGACCGCCGCATGCTGCTGACGGTCACCAACTTCTCCCGCCGAACCTGCGACTTCGCCGCCCAGCGCTACCCGCTGCTGCGGTTCGGCAACGACCGGCAGCCCGCCCTTCCCGCGATCGGGGCGAGCCGGCCGCGCGCAGCGGTCTCCCTGGCGCCCAACGACACGGCGTACGCCACGATCATCACCTCCGCCGCCGGCGGACCGGGCGGCGCAGGCCACCGTGGCCGGAAAATCGCCCAGTTCGGCGTCGCGCTGGCCGCCCGCACCACCCCCACCCAGGTCGGCCTGGACGGCCGCACGCCCGTCCATGTCGACCCGCGCACCGCCAGGGTCACCTACTGGCAGCCCTGCCTGGAGGCCGCCCGGAAGTGGTGA
- the upp gene encoding uracil phosphoribosyltransferase produces MRIHVVDHPLVAHKLTTLRDKRTDSPTFRRLADELVTLLAYEATRDVRTEQVGIETPVTATTGVRLSHPRPLVVPILRAGLGMLDGMVRLLPTAEVGFMGMVRNEETYEAHTYATRMPDDLSGRQVYVVDPMLATGGTLVAAIRELIKRGADDVTTICLLAAPEGVAVMEKELAGAPVTVVTAAVDERLNEDRYIVPGLGDAGDRMYGTAG; encoded by the coding sequence ATGCGGATCCACGTCGTCGACCACCCGCTGGTGGCGCACAAACTCACCACGCTGCGCGACAAGCGCACCGACTCCCCCACCTTCCGGCGGCTCGCCGACGAGCTGGTCACCCTGCTCGCCTACGAAGCCACCCGTGATGTGCGCACCGAGCAGGTCGGCATCGAGACACCGGTGACGGCGACCACCGGTGTGCGGCTGTCGCACCCGCGCCCCCTGGTCGTCCCGATCCTGCGCGCCGGTCTGGGCATGCTGGACGGCATGGTGCGGCTGCTGCCCACCGCCGAGGTCGGCTTCATGGGCATGGTCCGCAACGAGGAGACGTACGAGGCGCACACGTACGCCACGCGGATGCCCGATGACCTCTCGGGCCGTCAGGTGTACGTCGTCGACCCGATGCTCGCCACGGGCGGCACGCTGGTCGCGGCGATCCGCGAGCTGATCAAGCGCGGCGCGGACGACGTCACCACGATCTGCCTGCTGGCCGCGCCGGAGGGCGTCGCGGTCATGGAGAAGGAGCTGGCCGGCGCGCCGGTGACGGTGGTCACCGCGGCGGTCGACGAGCGGCTGAACGAGGACCGCTACATCGTGCCGGGCCTCGGCGACGCGGGGGACCGGATGTACGGCACGGCCGGCTGA
- a CDS encoding type II toxin-antitoxin system VapB family antitoxin: MIFKRIGNGRPYPDHGRESTRQWADVAPRPVRLDQLVTTKQQLDLETLLAEDSTFYGDLFAHVVKWEGDLYLEDGLHRAVRAALQQRQVLHARVLELG, from the coding sequence GTGATCTTCAAGCGCATCGGAAACGGTCGGCCGTACCCGGACCACGGCCGGGAGAGCACCCGCCAGTGGGCGGACGTCGCCCCGCGCCCGGTACGCCTCGACCAGTTGGTGACGACCAAGCAGCAGCTCGATCTCGAAACGCTGCTCGCCGAGGACTCGACGTTCTACGGCGACCTCTTCGCGCACGTCGTGAAGTGGGAGGGCGACCTCTACCTGGAGGACGGGCTGCACCGCGCGGTACGCGCGGCCCTTCAGCAGCGCCAGGTGCTGCACGCCCGCGTGCTCGAACTGGGCTGA
- a CDS encoding LytR C-terminal domain-containing protein, translating into MSMLTPPGMGGKKYRITGDRYPRMRRPRHRRRIALTVVATACALGLAGWGTLQLIDVFGGRGTAQASQDTAHCRDHGKTDTAQARTAARKLPAPGSLTVNVFNATPRSGLAKRTADELHKRGFKIGEVGNAPAAYDKKVKGPGILLGPGAADGPLKVLATQLTGAQQKTDGRKGTDLDLIIGDAFKDLTTRQNAAKSLALLTHPSPAPATDAKC; encoded by the coding sequence ATGAGCATGCTGACGCCCCCAGGGATGGGCGGTAAGAAGTACCGCATCACGGGCGACAGGTATCCGCGGATGCGCCGTCCCCGCCACCGTCGCCGGATCGCCCTCACCGTCGTCGCCACGGCCTGCGCCCTCGGTCTGGCCGGCTGGGGGACCCTGCAGCTCATCGACGTCTTCGGGGGCCGCGGCACAGCCCAGGCCTCCCAGGACACAGCGCACTGCCGCGACCACGGCAAGACGGACACCGCGCAGGCCAGGACCGCCGCGCGGAAACTGCCCGCGCCCGGCTCGCTGACCGTCAACGTCTTCAACGCCACCCCGCGCTCCGGCCTCGCCAAGCGCACCGCCGACGAGCTCCACAAGCGCGGCTTCAAAATCGGCGAGGTGGGCAACGCCCCCGCCGCCTACGACAAGAAGGTCAAGGGCCCCGGAATACTGCTCGGCCCCGGGGCGGCCGACGGCCCGCTGAAGGTTCTGGCCACCCAGCTCACCGGAGCTCAGCAGAAGACCGACGGCCGCAAGGGCACCGACCTCGACCTGATCATCGGTGACGCCTTCAAGGACCTGACCACCCGGCAGAACGCCGCGAAGTCCCTGGCCCTGCTGACCCACCCGTCCCCGGCCCCCGCCACCGACGCCAAGTGCTGA
- a CDS encoding LPXTG cell wall anchor domain-containing protein translates to MEQPTVKSVKSVKSSRTSRTSRTSAGFRPYAAPLRPRSRPRGAVGAGLVAALTLAALSVAGTAQADDRAPQPRPHTGSAAQAPTPRPADGRTRPTPAPATSASPSPSAPTGVPATPRPSASPSHPAPRPSSADPRPSASPASPGTRGDGPGSSARPAPVPAKGSGSEKELARTGASATTSMALGGTAAALIAVGGGAVYAVRRRRG, encoded by the coding sequence GTGGAGCAGCCGACCGTGAAGTCCGTGAAGTCCGTGAAGTCCAGCCGTACCTCCCGCACGTCCCGCACGTCCGCCGGTTTCCGGCCGTACGCCGCCCCGCTCCGGCCCCGCTCCCGTCCGCGCGGTGCGGTAGGCGCCGGGCTGGTCGCGGCGCTCACGCTGGCCGCGCTGTCCGTGGCCGGTACCGCACAGGCCGACGACCGGGCACCGCAGCCGCGCCCGCACACCGGCTCCGCGGCCCAGGCACCCACCCCGCGACCGGCCGACGGCAGGACCCGGCCCACACCCGCACCGGCCACCAGCGCCTCTCCGTCGCCCAGCGCCCCGACCGGGGTCCCCGCCACGCCCCGCCCCTCCGCCTCACCCAGCCACCCGGCCCCGCGGCCGAGCAGCGCCGATCCCCGCCCCAGCGCCTCCCCGGCCTCGCCCGGCACCCGCGGCGACGGCCCCGGCTCCTCCGCCCGCCCGGCCCCCGTCCCCGCCAAGGGCTCCGGGAGCGAGAAGGAACTCGCCCGCACCGGAGCCTCCGCCACGACCTCCATGGCGCTCGGCGGCACCGCCGCGGCCCTGATCGCCGTGGGTGGCGGCGCCGTCTACGCGGTCCGCCGCCGGCGCGGCTGA
- a CDS encoding RNA polymerase sigma factor SigF, producing MTVTARTAPKAPSRESRSADTRALTQVLFAELTDLEPGTPEHTRVRAALIEANLPLVRYAAARFRSRNEPMEDVIQVGTIGLINAIDRFDPDRGVQFPTFAMPTVVGEIKRYFRDNVRTVHVPRRLHELWVQVNGATEDLTVLHGRSPTTAEIAERLKIGEDEVLACLEAGRSYHATSLEAAQEGDGLPGLLDRLGYEDPELAGVEHRDLVRHLLVQLPEREQRILLLRYYSNLTQSQISAELGVSQMHVSRLLSRSFARLRSANRIDA from the coding sequence GTGACCGTGACGGCCCGTACTGCGCCCAAGGCTCCATCCCGCGAGAGCCGAAGCGCGGACACGCGGGCGCTCACGCAGGTGCTGTTCGCGGAGTTGACGGACCTCGAGCCCGGCACCCCCGAGCACACCCGGGTCCGGGCCGCACTGATCGAAGCCAACCTGCCGCTGGTCCGCTATGCCGCGGCACGCTTCCGCAGCCGTAATGAGCCGATGGAGGACGTCATCCAGGTCGGCACCATCGGCCTGATCAACGCCATCGACCGATTCGATCCGGACCGGGGCGTCCAGTTCCCCACCTTCGCCATGCCCACCGTTGTCGGCGAGATCAAACGCTACTTTCGAGACAATGTCCGCACGGTCCATGTACCGCGCCGCCTCCACGAGCTCTGGGTGCAGGTCAACGGCGCGACCGAGGATCTGACGGTGCTGCACGGCCGCTCCCCCACCACCGCCGAGATCGCCGAACGGCTCAAGATCGGCGAGGACGAGGTGCTGGCCTGCCTGGAGGCCGGCCGCTCGTATCACGCCACCTCGCTGGAGGCCGCCCAGGAGGGCGACGGCCTGCCCGGCCTGCTGGACCGCCTCGGCTACGAGGATCCGGAGCTGGCCGGCGTCGAGCACCGCGACCTCGTACGGCACCTTCTCGTCCAGCTGCCCGAGCGCGAGCAGCGGATCCTTCTGCTGCGTTACTACAGCAATCTGACGCAGTCACAGATCAGTGCGGAGCTGGGGGTGTCGCAGATGCATGTCTCGCGGCTACTGTCGCGGAGCTTCGCCCGACTGCGATCCGCAAACAGGATCGACGCGTAG
- a CDS encoding DUF2127 domain-containing protein has translation MKIDWDRRTCARRGHVTYLPHEERLRNKLRADTALGEAWRCLRCGDFALGDPRGSGPAADAPLVPRGKVLRDLFILRFLAVERAVRGVFIVLAAIGVWQFSNRKDAVRRFFDEYIAVLRPVARHFHYDLDQSPVVGTIQKTFGYRHSTLMLVAALLLAYALVEIVEGVGLWRAKRWAEYLTVVATAAFLPLEIYELTEKVSWLKIATLVINILAVLYILLTKRLFGLRGGRAAFDEERHSASLMEVETSAGVPVTAHNG, from the coding sequence ATGAAGATCGACTGGGACCGGCGTACCTGCGCGCGCCGCGGGCACGTCACCTACCTCCCGCACGAGGAACGCCTCCGGAACAAGCTGCGCGCGGATACCGCGCTCGGCGAGGCCTGGCGCTGTCTGCGCTGCGGCGACTTCGCCCTCGGCGACCCGCGCGGCTCCGGCCCGGCCGCCGATGCCCCGCTGGTCCCGCGGGGCAAGGTCCTGCGCGATCTGTTCATCCTGCGGTTCCTGGCCGTCGAGCGTGCGGTGCGCGGTGTGTTCATCGTGCTGGCCGCGATCGGCGTATGGCAGTTCAGCAACCGCAAGGACGCCGTCCGCCGGTTCTTCGACGAGTACATCGCCGTGCTCCGCCCGGTGGCCCGGCACTTCCACTACGACCTGGACCAGTCGCCGGTCGTCGGCACCATCCAGAAGACCTTCGGCTACCGTCACTCCACCTTGATGCTGGTGGCCGCGCTGCTGCTGGCGTACGCCCTGGTGGAGATCGTCGAGGGCGTCGGCCTCTGGCGCGCCAAGCGGTGGGCGGAGTATCTGACGGTGGTGGCGACGGCGGCCTTCCTGCCGCTGGAGATCTACGAGCTCACCGAGAAGGTCAGCTGGCTCAAGATCGCGACGCTGGTGATCAACATCCTGGCGGTGCTCTACATCCTGCTCACCAAGCGGCTCTTCGGGCTGCGCGGCGGGCGCGCGGCCTTCGACGAGGAGCGGCACAGCGCCTCTCTTATGGAGGTCGAGACCTCCGCCGGGGTGCCCGTCACCGCCCATAATGGCTGA
- a CDS encoding Dabb family protein, whose translation MIRHLVLFKLNEGVSRDEERVQAGIRAFEALEGQIPELTFWEYGWNITDRPIAYDFAVNSAVADTDALKRYLEHPAHQAAAAQWREFATWVIADYEF comes from the coding sequence GTGATCCGCCACCTGGTCCTGTTCAAGCTCAATGAAGGTGTCTCTCGCGACGAGGAGCGGGTGCAGGCCGGCATCCGCGCCTTCGAGGCGCTGGAGGGCCAGATTCCGGAACTGACGTTCTGGGAGTACGGCTGGAACATCACCGACCGCCCGATCGCCTACGACTTCGCGGTCAACTCCGCCGTGGCCGACACGGACGCCCTCAAGCGCTACCTGGAGCATCCGGCCCACCAGGCGGCCGCCGCGCAGTGGCGCGAATTCGCCACCTGGGTGATCGCCGACTACGAATTCTGA
- a CDS encoding NAD(P)-dependent alcohol dehydrogenase: MTHTSVFAYAAPAPKAPLERITIPRRELGAHDILIDIKYAGICHSDIHTVRAEWGDGGAFPIVPGHEIAGVVAEVGAEVTRYQAGDRVGVGCFVDSCRECENCRAGLQQYCTGELGNVGTYNATGRDGETTHGGYSTHLVVDENYALRIPESIPLNAAAPLLCAGITLYSPLAHWQAGPGKKVAIVGLGGLGHMGVKIAHAMGAEVTVLSQSLRKKDDGLRLGADHYHATSDPATFEELAGTFDLIVNTVSANLDLNAYLGLLRTDGTLVQLGAPENPLPVAPFALLTRRRSIAGSLIGGIPETQEMLDFCGEHGLTADIEVISAEQINEAYERVLASDVRYRFVIDTSTI, translated from the coding sequence ATGACCCACACCTCCGTCTTCGCGTACGCCGCACCCGCCCCGAAAGCACCGCTGGAGCGGATCACCATTCCGCGCCGCGAGCTGGGTGCCCACGACATCCTGATCGACATCAAGTACGCCGGTATCTGCCACTCCGACATCCACACCGTGCGCGCCGAATGGGGCGACGGCGGAGCCTTCCCGATCGTCCCCGGCCATGAGATCGCCGGTGTGGTCGCCGAGGTCGGCGCCGAGGTCACCCGTTACCAGGCGGGCGACCGGGTCGGCGTCGGCTGCTTCGTCGACTCCTGCCGGGAGTGCGAGAACTGCCGGGCCGGCCTGCAGCAGTACTGCACCGGTGAGCTCGGCAACGTCGGCACGTACAACGCGACCGGCCGGGACGGCGAGACCACCCACGGCGGCTACTCCACCCACCTCGTCGTCGACGAGAACTACGCCCTGCGCATCCCGGAGAGCATCCCGCTGAACGCCGCGGCGCCGCTGCTGTGCGCCGGCATCACCCTCTACTCGCCGCTCGCCCACTGGCAGGCCGGACCCGGCAAGAAGGTCGCCATCGTCGGCCTGGGCGGCCTCGGCCACATGGGCGTGAAGATCGCGCACGCGATGGGCGCCGAGGTCACCGTGCTGAGCCAGTCGCTGCGCAAGAAGGACGACGGCCTGCGGCTGGGCGCCGACCACTACCACGCGACCTCCGACCCGGCCACGTTCGAGGAGCTGGCCGGCACCTTCGACCTCATCGTCAACACCGTCTCCGCCAACCTGGACCTGAACGCCTACCTCGGACTGCTGCGCACCGACGGCACCCTGGTCCAGCTCGGCGCCCCCGAAAACCCGCTGCCCGTCGCGCCGTTCGCCCTGCTCACGCGGCGCCGCTCGATCGCCGGCTCGCTGATCGGCGGCATCCCGGAGACGCAGGAAATGCTCGACTTCTGCGGTGAGCACGGGCTGACTGCAGACATCGAGGTGATCAGCGCCGAGCAGATCAACGAAGCGTACGAGCGGGTCCTGGCAAGCGATGTCCGCTACCGCTTCGTGATAGACACCTCGACGATCTGA
- a CDS encoding nucleoside deaminase, translated as MTVPPSASHSSPAPDPLRDPWIAPMRQALAEAARAPGTGDVPVGAVVLSADGTVLGTGHNEREATGDPTAHAEILALRAAARTLREQASRPGALRTDLARGAAAEAGGRRAGEWRLTDCTLVVTLEPCTMCAGAIVLSRVDRVVYGARDAKAGAAGSLWDVVRDRRLNHRPEVITGVLEADCAALLTDFFRDR; from the coding sequence ATGACCGTCCCCCCATCCGCCTCTCACTCCTCCCCCGCCCCCGACCCGCTGCGCGATCCGTGGATCGCACCGATGCGGCAGGCGCTGGCCGAGGCCGCCCGCGCCCCCGGGACCGGCGATGTCCCGGTGGGCGCCGTTGTGCTGTCCGCGGACGGCACGGTCCTGGGTACCGGCCACAACGAGCGGGAGGCCACCGGCGATCCGACCGCCCATGCCGAGATCCTGGCGCTGCGGGCAGCGGCCCGGACCCTGCGGGAGCAGGCATCGCGCCCGGGGGCCCTCCGGACGGACCTCGCGCGCGGTGCCGCCGCGGAGGCCGGCGGGCGACGGGCGGGCGAGTGGCGGCTGACGGACTGCACGCTCGTCGTCACCCTGGAACCGTGCACGATGTGCGCCGGCGCGATCGTGCTCTCCCGGGTCGACCGCGTGGTCTACGGCGCCCGCGACGCCAAGGCCGGTGCGGCCGGCTCCCTCTGGGACGTCGTCCGTGACCGGCGTCTCAACCACCGTCCCGAGGTCATCACCGGCGTCCTCGAAGCCGATTGCGCGGCTCTGCTGACCGACTTCTTCCGCGACCGCTGA
- a CDS encoding helix-turn-helix domain-containing protein yields the protein MDPRTELGEFLRSRRARLRPQDVGLPEYGGRRRVPGLRREELAQLAGVSVAYYIRLEQGRGRNVSSAVLDAIATALRLTAAERDHLTHLARPVSRRIRPAARAQRVRPALQQLIDTMERVPAYVIGRRLDIIGWNRLACALLGDFAALPPERRNLAWQVFLDPAARELYEDWDAKAAAVVGFLRRDAGRYPDDPEMASLIGRLSLGSAEFRQLWAAHDVQDKGFGSKVLCHPRAGRLTLAYETLTLPADPDQQVITYHAEPGSRTAEALRMLASDQVVTSDRAVAPDQAVVPDQAVVPDQAVAPDQAVASDQEKTTERTFSCSEA from the coding sequence ATGGACCCGCGAACGGAATTGGGTGAGTTCCTGCGTTCCCGGCGTGCCCGGCTGCGGCCGCAGGACGTCGGGCTGCCGGAGTACGGCGGGCGGCGCCGGGTGCCGGGGCTGCGCCGGGAGGAGCTGGCGCAGCTCGCCGGGGTGAGTGTGGCGTACTACATCCGCCTCGAACAGGGCCGTGGCCGCAATGTCTCGTCCGCCGTACTGGACGCCATCGCCACCGCCCTGCGGCTGACCGCCGCCGAGCGCGATCACCTCACCCATCTCGCCCGCCCGGTCTCCCGCCGCATCCGCCCGGCCGCCCGTGCGCAACGGGTGCGCCCCGCGCTGCAGCAGCTGATCGACACGATGGAGCGCGTCCCCGCCTACGTCATCGGCCGGCGGCTGGACATCATCGGCTGGAACCGGCTCGCCTGCGCCCTGCTCGGCGACTTCGCCGCGCTGCCGCCCGAGCGCCGCAACCTGGCCTGGCAGGTGTTCCTGGATCCGGCCGCACGCGAGCTCTACGAGGACTGGGACGCCAAGGCCGCCGCTGTGGTCGGCTTTCTGCGGCGCGATGCCGGCCGTTATCCGGACGACCCCGAGATGGCCTCGCTGATCGGCCGGCTCTCGCTCGGGAGCGCGGAATTCCGGCAGTTGTGGGCCGCCCACGACGTGCAGGACAAGGGGTTCGGCAGCAAGGTCCTGTGCCATCCGCGGGCCGGCCGGCTGACCCTGGCGTACGAGACCCTGACCCTGCCCGCCGACCCCGACCAGCAGGTGATCACCTACCACGCCGAACCGGGGTCGCGGACGGCCGAAGCGCTCCGGATGCTGGCGTCGGATCAGGTGGTGACGTCAGATCGGGCGGTGGCGCCGGATCAGGCGGTGGTGCCGGATCAGGCGGTGGTGCCGGATCAGGCGGTGGCGCCGGATCAGGCGGTGGCGTCAGATCAGGAGAAGACCACCGAACGGACCTTCAGCTGCTCGGAGGCGTGA